A single genomic interval of Xiphophorus couchianus chromosome 2, X_couchianus-1.0, whole genome shotgun sequence harbors:
- the nog2 gene encoding noggin-2, which yields MGLSPTLLVYALVCVHLGVSQHFFRLRPLPSEHLPVPDLKEDPDPEYDPREQDLAEKPLRKKLGSHFDPNFMAISAPLPVNLTSPDAQWKPPGHMPNEIKKLDLTETPYGKRLKVGKKARRKFLQLLWTYTYCPVVYTWKDLGVRFWPRYIKEGNCSSERSCSFPEGMSCKPVKSISKTFLRWYCQGFLRQKYCTWIQVQYPIISECKCSC from the coding sequence ATGGGCCTCTCACCGACGCTCCTGGTTTACGCTCTGGTGTGCGTTCACCTCGGAGTCTCCCAGCATTTCTTCCGCCTCCGTCCGCTGCCCAGCGAGCACCTCCCCGTCCCCGACCTGAAGGAGGACCCGGACCCGGAGTACGACCCCCGGGAGCAGGACTTGGCCGAGAAGCCGCTGCGGAAGAAGCTGGGCAGCCACTTCGACCCCAACTTCATGGCCATCAGCGCGCCGCTGCCGGTCAACCTCACCTCCCCGGACGCCCAGTGGAAGCCGCCGGGCCACATGCCCAACGAGATTAAAAAGCTGGACCTCACGGAGACACCCTACGGGAAGCGGTTAAAAGTGGGCAAGAAAGCGCGGAGGAAATTCCTGCAGCTTCTGTGGACCTACACGTACTGCCCCGTGGTGTACACCTGGAAGGACCTGGGCGTGAGGTTCTGGCCGCGCTACATCAAGGAGGGGAACTGCTCCTCCGAGCGATCCTGCTCCTTCCCGGAGGGCATGTCCTGCAAGCCCGTCAAGTCCATCAGCAAGACGTTCCTGCGGTGGTACTGCCAGGGCTTTCTAAGACAGAAATACTGTACGTGGATACAGGTGCAATACCCAATCATCTCAGAGTGCAAGTGTTCGTGCTGA